A portion of the Tachysurus vachellii isolate PV-2020 chromosome 14, HZAU_Pvac_v1, whole genome shotgun sequence genome contains these proteins:
- the LOC132857166 gene encoding fibronectin-like, with the protein MTRHSLRILLPATLLILCLLTQSSEVDAQNPNAVTGLNVSSKTTSSVSLTWNEPQGSRPFTVNWTDGTGNNSIDTSNTSYTVTGLTAGVNYTFTVTAVAAETQTRGAPAQISAFTHPDVVTGLNISSKNTSSVSLTWNEPQGSRSFFTVNWTNGTGNNSFDTSNTSYTVTGLTAGVNYTFTVTAVAADYQTTGASTQISAFTNPNVVTSLNVSSKTTSSVSLTWNEPQGSRSFFTVNWTDGTGNNSFDTSNTSYTVTGLTAGVSYTFTVTAVAADNQTTGAPTQISAFTNPNVVTSLNVSSKTTSSVSLTWNEPQGNRSFFTVNWTNDTGNNSFDTSNTSYNVTGLTAGVRYTFTVTAVAADNQSTGAPTQISAFTNPNVVTSLNVSSKTTSSVSLTWNEPQGSRSFFTVNWINGTGNNSFNTSNTSYTVTGLTAGVSYTFTVTAVAADYQTRGAPTQISAFTNPNVVTSLNVSSKTTSSVSLTWNEPQGSRSFFTVNWTNGTGNNITDTSNTSYTVTGLTAGVRYTFTVTAVAADYQTRGAPTQISAFTHPNVVTGLNISIKTTSSVSLTWNEPQGSRSFFIVNWTNGTGNNSFDTSNTSYNVTGLTAGVRYTFTVTAVAADYQTRGASTQISAFTHPNVVTGLNVSIKTTSSVSLTWNEPQGSRSFFTVNWTNGTGNNSFDTSNTSYTVTGLTAGVRYTFTVTAVAADYQTRGAPTQISAFTYPNVVTSLNVSSKTTSSVSLTWNEPQGSRSFFTVNWTNGAGNNSFNTSNTSYTVTGLTAGVRYTFTVTAVAADNQSTGASTKISAFTMPDVASNLTAFIKTISSVSLTWNEPQGNRSFFTVNWTNGTGNNSFNTSNTSYNVTGLTAGVRYTFTVTAVAADNQTRGASTQISAFTLPDVASNLTAFIKTISSVSLTWNEPQGSRSFFTVNWTNGTGNNSFNTSNTSYTVTGLTAGVRYTFTVTAVAEDNQTTGASTQISAFTKPDTVSNLTAVNVTTTSILLQWTEAMGEISHYVIKYENFNTTVNETTEITSININNLTPGVQYTFKVFAVAADNTTDGNYSCVSAYTKPDVPKNLTVTDITTSSLFLNWTQPIGERFFFKVQWSHDNITMNSATRNTFFNITDLSPGVRYTFLISAVAADNITEGEAVGLSVYTKPDTVSNLTAVNVTTTSILLQWTEAMGEISHYVIKYENFNTTVNETTEITSININNLTPGVQYTFKVFAVAGDNKTKGNNSCVSLYTKPDVPKNLTVTDITTSSLFLNWTQPIGERFFFNVQWSNDNITMNSTTRNTFFNITDLSPGVSYTFLISAVAADNITEGEAIGLSVYTKPDTVSNLTAFNVTTTSILLQWTEAMGEISHYVIKYENFNTTVNETTEITSININNLTPGVQYTFKVFAVAADNKTKGNNSCVSLYTSKI; encoded by the exons ATGACGCGGCATTCGTTAAGAATATTACTTCCTGCGACTCTCTTGATCCTGTGTTTGCTTACTCAG AGCTCAGAAGTGGATGCTCAAA aTCCAAATGCTGTCACTGGTCTCAATGTCTCTAGCAAAACCACATCATCTGTGTCTCTAACCTGGAATGAGCCACAAGGGAGCAGGCCCTTTACAGTAAACTGGACTGATGGCACTGGGAATAACAGCATTGACACTTCTAACACGTCTTACACTGTCACTGGTCTGACTGCTGGAGTGAACTACACATTCACTGTTACTGCAGTTGCTGCAGAAACCCAAACTAGAGGAGCACCAGCTCAAATCTCAGCATTCACAC ATCCAGATGTTGTCACTGGTCTCAATATCTCTAGCAAAAACACATCATCTGTGTCTCTAACCTGGAATGAGCCACAAGGGAGCAGGTCCTTCTTTACAGTAAACTGGACTAATGGCACTGGGAATAACAGCTTTGACACTTCTAACACGTCTTACACTGTCACTGGTCTGACTGCTGGAGTGAACTACACATTCACTGTTACTGCAGTTGCTGCAGATTACCAAACTACAGGAGCATCAACTCAAATCTCAGCATTCACAA aTCCAAATGTTGTCACCAGTCTCAATGTCTCTAGCAAAACCACATCATCTGTGTCTCTAACCTGGAATGAGCCACAAGGGAGCAGGTCCTTCTTTACAGTAAACTGGACTGATGGCACTGGGAATAACAGCTTTGACACTTCTAACACGTCTTACACTGTCACTGGTCTGACTGCTGGAGTGAGCTACACATTCACTGTTACTGCAGTTGCTGCAGATAACCAAACTACAGGAGCACCAACTCAAATCTCAGCATTCACAA ATCCGAATGTTGTCACCAGTCTCAATGTCTCTAGCAAAACCACATCATCTGTGTCTCTAACCTGGAATGAGCCACAAGGGAACAGGTCCTTCTTTACAGTAAACTGGACTAATGACACTGGGAATAACAGCTTTGACACTTCTAACACGTCTTACAATGTCACTGGTCTGACTGCTGGAGTGAGATACACATTCACTGTTACTGCAGTTGCTGCAGATAACCAAAGTACAGGAGCACCAACTCAAATCTCAGCATTCACAA ATCCGAATGTTGTCACCAGTCTCAATGTCTCTAGCAAAACCACATCATCTGTATCTCTAACCTGGAATGAGCCACAAGGGAGCAGGTCTTTCTTTACAGTAAACTGGATTAATGGCACTGGGAATAACAGCTTTAACACTTCTAACACGTCTTACACTGTCACTGGTCTGACTGCTGGAGTGAGCTACACATTCACTGTTACTGCAGTTGCTGCAGATTACCAAACTAGAGGAGCACCAACTCAAATCTCAGCATTCACAA aTCCGAATGTTGTCACCAGTCTCAATGTCTCTAGCAAAACCACATCATCTGTGTCTCTAACCTGGAATGAGCCACAAGGGAGCAGGTCCTTCTTTACAGTTAACTGGACTAATGGCACTGGGAATAACATCACTGACACTTCTAACACGTCTTACACTGTCACTGGTCTGACTGCTGGAGTGAGATACACATTCACTGTTACTGCAGTTGCTGCAGATTACCAAACTAGAGGAGCACCAACTCAAATCTCAGCATTCACAC aTCCAAATGTTGTCACTGGTCTCAATATCTCTATCAAAACCACATCATCTGTATCTCTAACCTGGAATGAGCCACAAGGGAGCAGGTCCTTCTTTATAGTTAACTGGACTAATGGCACTGGGAATAACAGCTTTGACACTTCTAACACGTCTTACAATGTCACTGGTCTGACTGCTGGAGTGAGATACACATTCACTGTTACTGCAGTTGCTGCAGATTACCAAACTAGAGGAGCATCAACTCAAATCTCAGCATTCACAC aTCCAAATGTTGTCACTGGTCTCAATGTCTCTATCAAAACCACATCATCTGTGTCTCTAACCTGGAATGAGCCACAAGGGAGCAGGTCCTTCTTTACAGTAAACTGGACTAATGGCACTGGGAATAACAGCTTTGACACTTCTAACACGTCTTACACTGTCACTGGTCTGACTGCTGGAGTGAGATACACATTCACTGTTACTGCAGTTGCTGCAGATTACCAAACTAGAGGAGCACCAACTCAAATCTCAGCATTCACAT atCCAAATGTTGTCACCAGTCTCAATGTCTCTAGCAAAACCACATCATCTGTGTCTCTAACCTGGAATGAGCCACAAGGGAGCAGGTCCTTCTTTACAGTAAACTGGACTAATGGCGCTGGGAATAACAGCTTTAACACTTCTAACACGTCTTACACTGTCACTGGTCTGACTGCTGGAGTGAGATACACATTCACTGTTACTGCAGTTGCTGCAGATAACCAAAGTACAGGAGCCTCAACTAAAATCTCAGCATTCACAA TGCCAGATGTTGCCAGCAATCTCACTGCCTTTATCAAAACCATATCATCTGTATCTCTAACCTGGAATGAGCCACAAGGGAACAGGTCCTTCTTTACAGTAAACTGGACTAATGGCACTGGGAATAACAGCTTTAACACTTCTAACACGTCTTACAATGTCACTGGTCTGACTGCTGGAGTGAGATACACATTCACTGTTACTGCAGTTGCTGCAGATAACCAAACTAGAGGAGCATCAACTCAAATCTCAGCATTCACAT TGCCAGATGTTGCCAGCAATCTCACTGCCTTTATCAAAACCATATCATCTGTATCTCTAACCTGGAATGAGCCACAAGGGAGCAGGTCCTTCTTTACAGTAAACTGGACTAATGGCACTGGGAATAACAGCTTTAACACTTCTAACACGTCTTACACTGTCACTGGTCTGACTGCTGGAGTGAGATACACATTCACTGTTACTGCAGTTGCTGAAGATAACCAAACTACAGGAGCATCAACTCAAATCTCAGCATTCACAA AGCCTGACACTGTTAGCAACCTCACAGCAGTTAATGTTACAACCACCTCTATATTACTGCAGTGGACTGAAGCAATGGGGGAAATTTCCCATTATGTAATCAAATATGAGAATTTCAATACGACAGTCAATGAGACTACTGAAATCACCagcattaacataaataatcTGACTCCTGGAGTACAGTACACATTCAAAGTGTTTGCAGTTGCTGCTGATAATACAACAGATGGAAATTACAGCTGCGTTTCTGCCTACACAA AACCTGATGTTCCAAAAAACCTCACAGTGACTGACATTACAACAAGCTCATTGTTTCTGAACTGGACTCAACCAATAGGagaaagatttttctttaaagtaCAGTGGAGTCATGACAACATAACAATGAATTCAGCAACCAGAAACACTTTCTTTAACATTACTGATCTCAGTCCTGGAGTCAGATACACCTTCCTGATATCTGCTGTTGCTGCAGATAATATAACAGAAGGAGAAGCAGTTGGTCTTTCAGTCTATACAA AGCCTGACACTGTTAGCAACCTCACAGCAGTTAATGTTACAACCACCTCTATATTACTGCAGTGGACTGAAGCAATGGGGGAAATTTCCCATTATGTAATCAAATATGAGAATTTCAATACGACAGTCAATGAGACTACTGAAATCACCagcattaacataaataatcTGACTCCTGGAGTACAGTACACATTCAAAGTGTTTGCAGTTGCTGgagataataaaacaaaaggaaataacAGCTGCGTTTCTCTCTACACAA AACCTGATGTTCCAAAAAACCTCACAGTGACTGATATTACAACAAGCTCATTGTTTCTGAACTGGACTCAACCAATAGGagaaagatttttctttaatgtACAGTGGAGTAATGACAACATAACAATGAATTCAACAACCAGAAACACTTTCTTTAACATTACTGATCTCAGTCCTGGAGTCAGTTACACCTTCCTGATATCTGCTGTTGCTGCAGATAATATAACAGAAGGAGAAGCAATTGGTCTTTCAGTCTATACAA AGCCTGACACTGTTAGCAACCTCACAGCATTTAATGTTACAACCACCTCTATATTACTGCAGTGGACTGAAGCAATGGGGGAAATTTCCCATTATGTAATCAAATATGAGAATTTCAATACGACAGTCAATGAGACTACTGAAATCACCagcattaacataaataatcTGACTCCTGGAGTACAGTACACATTCAAAGTGTTTGCAGTTGCTGcagataataaaacaaaaggaaataacAGCTGCGTTTCTCTCTACACAAGTAAGATATGa